The genomic region CCACCAGCACACCGGACTCGCCGCCCGACACGGCCGTGGTGAGCCCGCCCACGCGCGCGGCGACGACCGGGGTGCCGCAGGCCTGGGACTCCACCGCGACCAGGCCGAAGGACTCGGAGTAGGACGGCACCACGGTCGCGGTGGCCGCGCGGTAGTAGTCGGCCAGCCGATGACGGTTCTGCGCGGGCTCCAGGCGCACCACGTCGGCCACGCCCAGGGACTCGGCCAGGTCGGTGAGCAGGAGGGGTTCGCTGTGGCCGACGCCGGACAGCCCGCCGACCACGCCCACCACCAGGCGCGAGCGCAGGGACGGGTCGCGCTCCAGGAGTTCGGCGGCGGCGCGGATGAGGACGTCGGGGGCCTTGAGCCGCTGCACGCGTCCCACGAACAACAGGAGTTCGGTGTCCGGGGCCAGGCCGACGCGGGCCAGCGCCTCGGACCGGGAGCCGGGGGTGAAGACCTCCAGGTCCACACCCGGCGGGATCGTGCTGATCTGGTGGTCGCGGGCGCCGTAGTGCTGCTTGAGCTGGCGCGCCTCGTCGTCGGTGTTGGCGATCAGCCGGTCGGCCTGGCGGACCAGCTGGTCCTCGCCGCGCACCCGCATCTCCGGTTCGGGCCGGTCGCCCTCGGCCAGGGCGGCGTTCTTCACACGGGCCATCGTGTGCATCGACTGCACCATCGGCACCCCCCAACGGCGAGCGGCCACCACGCCCGCGCGTCCGGACAGCCAGTAGTGGCCGTGGACGAGGTCATAGTGGCCGGGATCCCCCTGGGCCTCGGCGCGCAGGAGTCCGAAGATGAACGGACACAGGTGTTCGGCGAGGGCGTTCTTGTCGAGGTGGCCGAAGGGGCCGGCGGGGACGTGCCGGACGTTGACGCCCGGGGCGAGTTCCACCACCGGAGGCAGGTCGGCGCGGGTCGCGCGGGTGAACACGTCCACGGCCACGCCGCGTTCGGCCATCCGGCGGGCGACCTCGACGACGTACACGTTGAGACCGCCGGCGTCACCGGTGCCGGGCTGGTCCAGGGGAGAGGTGTGCAGGCTGATGGTGGCGACGCGGGAGGGAAGGGAACAGGGGTCTCCCTCAGGCACGGTTCCTGACACCGGTGGTCCCTCCACGTCGTGTATACAGCCGCTGTCGTCAACAGCGACGAAGGTACACACTGTTCCCGCCTTGATTGTCCGAGGGGTCTGGTATTGACGGCCCCCGGCCTAGGGTGTAGCGGTCCACCCCGACACCAGGAAGTCGACCACGCCGGGCAAGGAGCGCCCCCACGTGCGGAAGTCGTGCCCGCCGCGCGGCCGGAGCGTGGCCACTGTCATACCGCGGTCGGTGAGCAGCCCGGCGAAGCGCTCCGCCTCGCCGCGGATGCTCCCCTGCTGGAGCGGCGTGTGCTCCTCGGTGCCCTCGACCAGCACGAACCGCAGGTCGTCGACCCCGTCGCCGTCGAGTAGGCGGTCGGGGCTGTGGGCCGCCGCGCGGTCGCCGAGCACGCCGTCGGGATCGTCGACGCGGAAGTACCCCGCCCAGCTCGCGACCTGCGCGTACAGGTCGGGGTGGCGCAGCGCCGTGGCGGCCGCTCCGTAGCCGCCCATGGAGAACCCGCCGATGGCCCGCAGGCCACGCGGGCGGACGTGCTCGCCCTCGACCGCCTCGATCACCTGTCCGGTGACGAAGCTCTCCAGCGCGAACCGGCCGTCGGCGGCGTCGGCCCACTCCGTGGTGGCGCCCCCGTTCTCCTGGCCGTGCGGCGCGGCGACGACGAACTCGACACCGGTGCGGCACATCTCCCGGTCCAGGAGCGGGCCGAGGTCCTCCTCCATGAGGGTCTCGTGCGTGGAGGCCGAGCCGTGCAGGAGGTAGAGGACGGGAAGGTCGGAACTGTCGGGGCCCGGCGGTCGCCGGATCCACAGGGGGCGCTCACCGCCCGGAGCCGCGTCGTCGGGCAGTGCCACCACCCGGTCCGTGCCGGGCTCGTTGCACACGGCGACCTGGCCGGGCTGGGGGATCGGCGCGGGGACGGGCGGTTCGACGTGGGCGGGAAGTCCGAGCCGGCCGGTGGCGAGCGCGGGGCCGGCCTCGGGCGGGTGCAGGCCCAGCCGATCCGCGACCCCCTCGGGCGGGAGGGTGGCCAGTGCCGCCGCGGCCACGACGACGACGCAGGAGGAGACGAGAACGACGGCCCGTCGGGAGAATGTCGCGAACACACCGAACCTCAGAGTCGGGACCAGCGGCAACCACGTCCCTCCGGAACGCGGTGGGTCGCGGATGGTCACTTATTGTAGTCAAGTGAATCCGTGTGGTGTCGGGAACGGCGGATTCGCACCGTGGTCAGACGTCGACCGGATGGCGCAGCCGCAGATCGTCCGGGTAGGGGCGCAGGTAGGTCTGCTCGCGCGCCCACACGACGTCCTCCGCCGCGCAGTGGTGCCGCAGAAGCGCGATGGGGAGGCTGAGCGGGGCCTCGCCCACCCGGTACGCCTCGATCGCCTCCAACAGGTCGTGCCGGCGGGCGTCGTCCAGCAGCGGGCTCAGCATCCCGAAGGCGTGCTGGAGCGCGTTGGCGTGCTTGCCACGGCTCGTGCGCACCGCCATCGTGGTGTGGAAGGCCCTCGTGTAGGCGCGCGCGGTCTCCGCGCGGTCGGTGTCGCCGACCGCGGCGACGATCCGGCCCGTCTCCCGGTACCCCTCGGTCGAGTGGGACATGAGCTGGAGCTTGTGCCGCGTGTGGAACTCCACCAGGTCCCGGGGCCGCCAGTCGTCCGAGAGCAGGTGCCGGAGGCGGGCGTGGGCGAAGACCCGCTGGACGAAGTGCTCGCGCAGCCCCGCGTCCGACAGGCGCCCCTGCTCCTCCACCGGCAGGTCCGGCAGCAGGCGGGTCAGGCGCTCGGCGAAGGCACCGCGCCCCTTCCCGTGGACGCGGTTCGCGGCGTCGTCGAACACGGGCAGCGCCAGGAGGCCGCAGCTCGGCGACTTGTTCTTGAGCACGTAGCCGTCCACGTGCTCCAGGCCGCCCAGGTGCCGGTCCGCGACCGCGGCGAGGTCGTCGGTGTGGTCGGCGCCGTCCTTGCTGGAGATGACCCGGTCGTCCGCACCGATCCGCTGGAGGCGCAGGGTCGGCCGGGGGACCCCCAGGCCGATCTCCGCCTCCGGGCAGACGGGCAGCCAGTCCACGTGCCGTCCCAGTTCGTCGGTGAGGAACCGGGAACGCGAATGGCCCCCGTTGTAGCGGACCGGGGCTCCCAGCAGGCAGCTCGAGACTCCGACCACGGGCCTGGCCGGTGCGGGGCGGAAGATGGCGCGCGGCTCGCTCATGCCCTCACGCTACTGGGTGAAGGCCGCCCCGGCCAGGAGAACGTCGCCTAGAGTGATGGGGGAAATCCCCTGTGCGTTGGAGGTGGCGTGTGCCGGCGACCGTGATCGTCCTGTTCACCCAGGACCTGCGGGTCCACGACCATCCGGCGTTGAGCGCCGCCCTGGCGGGCGGTGGGCCCGTGCTGCCGCTGTTCGTCATCGACGACCGCCTCGTGGACCGGGCCGCCCGCAACAGGAACGCCTACCTGGCCGAAGCCCTCGCCGACCTGCGGTGGTCGCTGCGCAGCAGGGGGGCCGACCTGGTCCTGCGCCGGGGCGACACGGTCGGGGAGGTCCTGCGCTTGGCGGGGGAGGTCGGTGCGGACACGGTCCACATGAGCGCCGGGGTCAGCCGCTTCGCCGCCCTTCGCGCGCGGCGCCTGCGGGAGGCCGGTTTGTCCGTGCGGGAGTTCCCGGGACTCACCGTCGTTCCGCCCGGGGAGGTCGTGCCCCAGGGCGGCGACCACTACAAGGTGTTCACGCCCTACTGGCGGGCCTGGGAGGGCTCCTCCTGGCGCGCGGTCGAGCGGGCCCCGAGCGCGATCCCCGCACACGGCGGAGTCGCGCCCGGTGAGCTGCCGCGCTCGCTCCGGGAACGCGGCCGGGGAGAGGGCGCCGCCCACCGGATCACCGGAGGCGAGGACGCGGCCCGGGCCAGGCTCCGGAGCTGGGTGGAGCGCGGTCAGGCCGACTACCCGGACCGGCGGGACGACCTGGCCGGGGCGGCCACCTCGCACCTCTCCGCCGACCTGCGCTTCGGCTGCCTGTCCCCGCTGGAGGTCGCCCTCGCGGGACGGGACCACCCAGGCCACGGGGAGTTCGTGCGCCAGCTCGCCTGGAGGGACTTCCACCACCAGGTGACGGCGGCCTTCCCCGACATCGGTCGCCGCGACTACCGGGACCGGGGGCGCCGGTGGCGGCACGACCCCGACGCCGTCGCGGCCTGGCGGAGGGGC from Nocardiopsis aegyptia harbors:
- the mshA gene encoding D-inositol-3-phosphate glycosyltransferase, which encodes MSGTVPEGDPCSLPSRVATISLHTSPLDQPGTGDAGGLNVYVVEVARRMAERGVAVDVFTRATRADLPPVVELAPGVNVRHVPAGPFGHLDKNALAEHLCPFIFGLLRAEAQGDPGHYDLVHGHYWLSGRAGVVAARRWGVPMVQSMHTMARVKNAALAEGDRPEPEMRVRGEDQLVRQADRLIANTDDEARQLKQHYGARDHQISTIPPGVDLEVFTPGSRSEALARVGLAPDTELLLFVGRVQRLKAPDVLIRAAAELLERDPSLRSRLVVGVVGGLSGVGHSEPLLLTDLAESLGVADVVRLEPAQNRHRLADYYRAATATVVPSYSESFGLVAVESQACGTPVVAARVGGLTTAVSGGESGVLVEGHDPSDYAAELHRLIAEPAWRAKLAMAAPKHAATLGWSRTVDELLDVYRTSITPRALPLAACR
- a CDS encoding alpha/beta hydrolase — its product is MFATFSRRAVVLVSSCVVVVAAAALATLPPEGVADRLGLHPPEAGPALATGRLGLPAHVEPPVPAPIPQPGQVAVCNEPGTDRVVALPDDAAPGGERPLWIRRPPGPDSSDLPVLYLLHGSASTHETLMEEDLGPLLDREMCRTGVEFVVAAPHGQENGGATTEWADAADGRFALESFVTGQVIEAVEGEHVRPRGLRAIGGFSMGGYGAAATALRHPDLYAQVASWAGYFRVDDPDGVLGDRAAAHSPDRLLDGDGVDDLRFVLVEGTEEHTPLQQGSIRGEAERFAGLLTDRGMTVATLRPRGGHDFRTWGRSLPGVVDFLVSGWTATP
- a CDS encoding YbgA family protein; protein product: MSEPRAIFRPAPARPVVGVSSCLLGAPVRYNGGHSRSRFLTDELGRHVDWLPVCPEAEIGLGVPRPTLRLQRIGADDRVISSKDGADHTDDLAAVADRHLGGLEHVDGYVLKNKSPSCGLLALPVFDDAANRVHGKGRGAFAERLTRLLPDLPVEEQGRLSDAGLREHFVQRVFAHARLRHLLSDDWRPRDLVEFHTRHKLQLMSHSTEGYRETGRIVAAVGDTDRAETARAYTRAFHTTMAVRTSRGKHANALQHAFGMLSPLLDDARRHDLLEAIEAYRVGEAPLSLPIALLRHHCAAEDVVWAREQTYLRPYPDDLRLRHPVDV
- a CDS encoding cryptochrome/photolyase family protein is translated as MPATVIVLFTQDLRVHDHPALSAALAGGGPVLPLFVIDDRLVDRAARNRNAYLAEALADLRWSLRSRGADLVLRRGDTVGEVLRLAGEVGADTVHMSAGVSRFAALRARRLREAGLSVREFPGLTVVPPGEVVPQGGDHYKVFTPYWRAWEGSSWRAVERAPSAIPAHGGVAPGELPRSLRERGRGEGAAHRITGGEDAARARLRSWVERGQADYPDRRDDLAGAATSHLSADLRFGCLSPLEVALAGRDHPGHGEFVRQLAWRDFHHQVTAAFPDIGRRDYRDRGRRWRHDPDAVAAWRRGRTGVPVVDAGMRQLLREGFMHNRTRMITAAFLTRTLRVHWREGAAHFEDHLVDGDVADNHGNWQWVAGTGNDTRPNRAFNPLRQARRFDPGGDYVRRYVPELAGLPGARAHTPWREESPPAGYPPPIADPGH